A single Nostoc sp. PCC 7107 DNA region contains:
- the carB gene encoding carbamoyl-phosphate synthase large subunit produces MPRRQDLKKILLLGSGPIVIGQACEFDYSGTQACKALREEGYEVVLVNSNPATIMTDPETADRTYIEPLTPELVAKVIAKERPDALLPTMGGQTALNLAVALSKNGVLDQYNVELIGAKLGAIEKAEDRKLFNEAMAKIGVHVCPSGTASSLEESKAIARKIGSYPLIIRPAFTMGGTGGGIAYNQEEFEEMAQVGIDASPVSQILIDQSLLGWKEYELEVMRDLADNVVIICSIENIDPMGIHTGDSITVAPAQTLTDKEYQRLRDMSIKIIREIGVETGGSNIQFAVNPVTGDVVVIEMNPRVSRSSALASKATGFPIAKIAAKLAVGYTLDEINNDITKKTPASFEPTIDYVVTKIPRFAFEKFPGSEPVLTTQMKSVGEAMAIGRTFNESFQKALRSLETGRAGWGCDKAEKLPSGEQIRALLRTPNPDRIFAVRHAMQVGLTIDEIYELTGIDPWFLDKMQQLLETEKFIKRTPLKQLTKEQLYAVKREGYSDRQIAFATKTTEDEVRAYRQELGIVPAYKTVDTCAAEFEALTPYYYSTYEEETEVLPSDKPKVMILGGGPNRIGQGIEFDYCCCHAAYALNGAGYETIMVNSNPETVSTDYDTSDRLYFEPLTKEDVLNIIEAENPVGIIVQFGGQTPLKLSLPLQQALSIHTSASSTKIWGTSPDSIDTAEDRERFEKILKQLNIAQPPNGIARSYEDALIVARRIGYPVVVRPSYVLGGRAMEIVYSDTELERYMTFAVQVEPEHPILIDKFLENAIEVDVDAIADHTGRVVIGGIMEHIEQAGIHSGDSACSLPSISLPPAVLNQIRTWTVQLAQALSVIGLMNIQFAVVGVGSYSPQVYILEANPRASRTVPFVSKATGVQLAKLASLIMSGKTLEELGFTEEVIPSHIAVKEAVLPFNKFPGTDTILGPEMRSTGEVMGIDSDFGRAFAKAELAAGERLPLNGTVFVSMSDRDKSAAVSVVKEFIDLGFTVMATFGTRQVLRENNLSVELVLKLHEGRPHVLDAIKNQKIQLIINTPSGEEAHTDARLIRRTALAYKIPIITTIAGAKATVAAIRSLQNTTLDVKALQDYSMKSLS; encoded by the coding sequence ATGCCCCGCCGTCAAGACCTGAAAAAAATACTACTGTTAGGATCTGGCCCAATTGTGATTGGCCAAGCCTGTGAGTTTGACTACTCTGGAACCCAAGCCTGTAAAGCGTTACGAGAAGAAGGCTATGAAGTGGTGTTAGTCAATTCCAATCCTGCCACAATTATGACTGACCCAGAAACGGCCGATCGCACTTACATTGAACCGTTAACACCAGAATTAGTCGCTAAAGTCATCGCCAAAGAACGCCCAGATGCTTTACTCCCGACGATGGGAGGACAAACCGCCCTCAACCTCGCAGTTGCTTTATCTAAAAACGGTGTTCTCGATCAATATAATGTGGAATTAATTGGCGCAAAGTTAGGCGCGATCGAAAAAGCGGAAGACCGTAAACTATTTAATGAAGCAATGGCCAAGATAGGCGTGCATGTCTGTCCTAGTGGTACAGCTTCATCTTTAGAAGAATCCAAAGCGATCGCCCGCAAAATTGGTAGTTATCCCCTAATTATCCGTCCCGCCTTTACAATGGGGGGGACTGGTGGTGGTATTGCCTACAACCAAGAAGAATTTGAAGAAATGGCGCAAGTGGGGATTGATGCGAGTCCTGTATCGCAAATTCTCATTGACCAGTCTCTCCTAGGCTGGAAAGAATATGAATTAGAAGTGATGCGGGATTTAGCAGATAACGTGGTGATTATCTGTTCCATCGAAAACATCGACCCGATGGGTATCCACACAGGCGATTCCATCACCGTTGCACCCGCCCAAACTCTTACCGACAAAGAATATCAGCGGTTGCGGGATATGTCGATTAAAATCATCCGCGAGATTGGGGTAGAAACTGGCGGTTCTAATATTCAGTTCGCTGTTAATCCTGTAACTGGGGATGTGGTTGTCATTGAAATGAACCCCCGTGTATCTCGTAGTTCCGCACTGGCTTCTAAAGCTACAGGTTTCCCCATTGCCAAAATAGCGGCGAAGTTAGCTGTGGGTTACACCTTAGATGAAATTAACAACGACATTACCAAAAAAACCCCTGCCTCCTTTGAACCGACAATAGATTATGTAGTCACCAAAATTCCTCGCTTCGCCTTTGAAAAATTCCCCGGTTCTGAACCAGTGCTGACAACACAGATGAAGTCTGTCGGAGAAGCGATGGCGATAGGACGGACATTCAACGAATCTTTCCAAAAGGCACTGCGTTCTTTAGAAACCGGACGCGCTGGTTGGGGTTGTGACAAAGCCGAAAAATTACCCAGTGGTGAACAAATCCGCGCCTTATTGCGGACACCGAATCCCGATCGCATTTTTGCTGTGCGTCACGCAATGCAAGTAGGGCTAACTATTGACGAAATCTACGAACTGACAGGGATTGACCCTTGGTTTTTAGATAAGATGCAGCAGTTGTTGGAGACGGAAAAATTCATCAAGCGCACACCGTTAAAACAGTTGACGAAAGAGCAACTATATGCTGTAAAACGAGAAGGTTATAGCGATCGCCAAATTGCTTTCGCCACCAAAACCACAGAAGATGAAGTCCGCGCCTACCGCCAAGAGTTGGGGATTGTCCCAGCTTACAAAACTGTTGATACCTGTGCGGCTGAATTCGAGGCCTTAACTCCCTACTACTATTCCACCTACGAAGAAGAAACGGAAGTTTTACCCTCAGATAAACCCAAAGTGATGATTTTGGGTGGTGGGCCGAACCGGATTGGTCAAGGAATTGAGTTTGACTATTGTTGTTGTCATGCTGCTTATGCTTTAAACGGCGCAGGCTATGAAACTATCATGGTCAACTCCAACCCAGAGACAGTTTCTACTGACTACGATACTAGCGATCGCCTTTACTTTGAACCATTAACTAAAGAAGATGTTCTCAACATCATCGAAGCCGAAAATCCCGTGGGAATCATCGTCCAATTCGGTGGACAAACACCTCTTAAGTTATCGTTACCTCTGCAACAAGCACTGAGTATTCATACCTCAGCCAGCAGCACTAAAATCTGGGGTACATCACCCGATTCCATCGACACCGCCGAAGATAGAGAAAGGTTTGAGAAGATTCTTAAGCAATTAAATATTGCACAACCACCGAATGGAATTGCGCGGAGTTATGAAGATGCGTTGATTGTGGCGAGACGCATTGGTTATCCAGTGGTGGTGCGTCCTAGTTATGTATTAGGTGGACGTGCAATGGAAATTGTCTACTCTGATACAGAACTAGAACGCTACATGACCTTTGCAGTACAGGTAGAACCAGAACATCCGATTTTAATTGATAAGTTCTTAGAAAATGCCATCGAAGTTGATGTAGATGCGATCGCTGATCATACCGGACGGGTGGTGATTGGTGGCATCATGGAACATATCGAACAAGCTGGAATCCATTCAGGAGACTCCGCTTGTTCTTTACCATCAATTTCACTCCCCCCAGCAGTTCTTAATCAAATCCGCACTTGGACTGTCCAACTGGCGCAAGCACTGTCAGTTATCGGATTAATGAATATTCAGTTTGCGGTTGTGGGTGTCGGTTCATACTCTCCCCAAGTTTACATTCTCGAAGCTAACCCTCGCGCTTCCCGGACTGTACCTTTTGTTTCTAAAGCGACAGGTGTGCAATTGGCGAAGTTGGCATCCTTAATCATGTCGGGTAAAACTCTTGAGGAGTTGGGCTTTACGGAGGAAGTCATACCCTCACATATTGCTGTAAAAGAAGCAGTTCTACCGTTTAATAAATTTCCTGGGACAGATACAATATTAGGCCCGGAGATGCGCTCAACAGGTGAGGTGATGGGCATAGATAGCGACTTTGGCCGCGCCTTTGCCAAGGCAGAATTAGCAGCCGGTGAGCGTTTACCCCTAAATGGTACTGTATTTGTCTCTATGAGCGATCGCGATAAATCAGCAGCTGTTTCTGTAGTCAAGGAATTTATTGACTTAGGCTTTACTGTTATGGCGACCTTCGGCACACGCCAGGTGCTTCGGGAAAATAACTTAAGTGTTGAATTGGTGCTAAAACTTCATGAAGGCCGTCCCCACGTCCTTGATGCGATTAAAAACCAGAAGATTCAACTCATCATCAACACACCTTCTGGCGAAGAAGCGCATACTGATGCAAGACTCATCCGCCGCACAGCCTTAGCCTACAAAATCCCTATCATCACTACCATTGCTGGGGCTAAGGCTACTGTTGCTGCTATCCGTTCTCTGCAAAATACTACTTTGGACGTAAAAGCCCTCCAAGATTATTCCATGAAGAGTTTGTCGTAA
- a CDS encoding DUF433 domain-containing protein → MQTFTDIGALIVRTPGTLGGRPHIAETRVSVQRVAAWYKMGLNAEEIFERMGNLTLAQVYEALTYYHANREEIEAYLTAEKSNYEQLAASMNQSL, encoded by the coding sequence ATGCAAACCTTTACAGACATTGGTGCATTGATTGTTCGCACACCAGGAACACTTGGTGGCCGTCCTCACATAGCAGAAACCAGAGTATCTGTACAAAGAGTTGCAGCTTGGTACAAAATGGGGCTAAATGCTGAGGAAATATTTGAAAGAATGGGGAACTTGACTTTGGCGCAAGTATATGAAGCATTGACTTATTATCATGCTAATCGAGAAGAAATTGAAGCTTACCTCACGGCTGAAAAGTCCAACTATGAACAATTAGCAGCATCGATGAATCAGTCATTATGA
- a CDS encoding protein kinase — protein sequence MVWNPGQELFGRRYIIERKLGEGGVGITYLAKNQRGELRVIKTLREQILNHPKWIPHQDKLRHDFRDEALRLALCHHPHIVQVENVFNEGNLPCMAMEYIAGEDLGKRITEKGALPEAEALEYIRQIGEALILVHEKGLLHRDLKPSNIMMRAGKPEAVLIDFGLARQFISGAVQQHTQSLTPGYAPPEQYAPIEQRGEYIDVYALAATLYALLTGQLPMPAPARLQNFTLPAPKELNGSVSDRVNEAIMKGMVLNYKLRPQSVQEWLDLLGASPIPPTQPVISLPNTSTSWECVHNILGISGAIALSPKGDILVSAAGYVIHFFSSNTGQLLRTLSGYSGWVHSVAISSDGQILAGGCMDSTTKLWSVTTGQLLRTLSSYSALVHSVAISSDGQILANCNDNAIQLWKVSTGKEILLIQTGHSGRLNSVAISSDGQILASGSDDNTIKLWEVSTGTVLHRVAHRYILKAKSYARRGAIRRTILHNSGKCRKEILTLTGHSSSVNSVAISSDGQILASGSDDKTIKLWSVTTGSEIRTLSGHSSSVNSVAISSDGQILASGSDDKTIKLWSVTTGSEIRTLSGHSSSVNSVAISSDGQILASGSWHTIKLWSVTTGREILTLTGHSSSVNSVAISKDGQILASGSWHGTIKLWSVTTGSEIRTLPDHSDSVSSVAFTPDGCWLAAGGRSGSIKIWRHS from the coding sequence ATGGTGTGGAATCCAGGGCAGGAGTTATTTGGCAGGCGCTACATCATCGAGAGAAAATTAGGCGAAGGTGGAGTTGGGATTACCTATCTTGCGAAAAATCAACGCGGTGAATTGCGAGTCATCAAAACCCTCAGAGAACAAATCCTCAATCATCCCAAATGGATACCACATCAAGATAAATTACGGCATGACTTTCGTGATGAAGCTTTGCGACTGGCTTTGTGTCACCATCCTCATATTGTGCAGGTAGAAAACGTCTTTAATGAAGGTAATTTGCCATGTATGGCGATGGAGTACATCGCAGGCGAAGATTTGGGGAAGCGAATAACTGAAAAAGGGGCGTTACCGGAAGCGGAAGCACTGGAATATATTCGGCAAATTGGCGAAGCTTTGATATTGGTTCACGAGAAAGGCTTGCTGCATCGGGATTTGAAGCCCAGTAATATTATGATGCGTGCGGGTAAACCAGAGGCCGTACTAATTGACTTTGGCCTTGCTAGACAATTTATTTCTGGTGCAGTCCAACAGCATACACAGAGTCTTACCCCTGGTTACGCGCCACCAGAACAATATGCACCCATCGAACAACGGGGAGAATATATTGATGTTTATGCCTTAGCCGCTACATTATATGCTTTGCTGACTGGACAATTGCCCATGCCAGCACCAGCTAGACTGCAAAATTTTACGCTACCAGCACCCAAGGAGTTGAATGGCAGTGTTAGCGACAGGGTGAATGAGGCAATTATGAAGGGGATGGTGTTAAATTATAAGTTGCGCCCTCAGTCGGTGCAGGAGTGGTTGGATTTGTTGGGTGCAAGTCCCATACCGCCAACACAACCAGTAATATCTCTTCCCAATACATCTACATCTTGGGAATGCGTCCACAATATTCTGGGAATTTCTGGGGCAATAGCCCTTAGCCCCAAGGGAGATATTTTAGTAAGTGCGGCAGGTTACGTTATTCACTTTTTTTCATCAAATACAGGTCAACTTCTCCGCACCCTGAGTGGTTATTCCGGTTGGGTTCATTCCGTCGCTATCAGTAGTGATGGGCAAATCCTGGCTGGTGGTTGTATGGACAGCACTACCAAACTGTGGTCAGTGACAACAGGTCAACTTCTCCGCACCCTGAGTAGTTATTCCGCTTTGGTTCATTCCGTCGCTATCAGTAGTGATGGGCAAATTCTAGCTAATTGTAACGACAACGCTATCCAATTGTGGAAAGTATCAACAGGGAAAGAAATTCTTCTTATCCAAACTGGTCATTCCGGTCGGCTTAATTCCGTCGCCATCAGTAGTGATGGGCAAATTCTCGCTAGTGGTAGTGACGACAACACTATCAAATTGTGGGAAGTATCAACAGGTACAGTACTTCATCGGGTAGCTCATAGGTACATCCTCAAAGCTAAAAGCTATGCAAGGAGAGGGGCAATAAGAAGAACTATATTGCATAATAGCGGGAAGTGCCGTAAAGAAATTCTTACCCTCACTGGTCATTCTTCCTCGGTTAATTCCGTAGCCATCAGTAGTGATGGGCAAATCCTGGCTAGTGGTAGTGACGACAAGACTATCAAACTGTGGTCAGTGACAACAGGAAGCGAAATTCGCACCCTGAGTGGTCATTCTTCCTCGGTTAATTCCGTAGCCATCAGTAGTGATGGACAAATCCTGGCTAGTGGTAGTGACGACAAGACTATCAAACTGTGGTCAGTGACAACAGGAAGCGAAATTCGCACCCTGAGTGGTCATTCTTCCTCGGTTAATTCCGTAGCCATCAGTAGTGATGGACAAATCCTGGCTAGTGGTAGTTGGCACACTATCAAACTGTGGTCAGTGACAACAGGCAGAGAAATTCTTACCCTCACTGGTCATTCTTCCTCGGTTAATTCCGTAGCCATCAGTAAAGATGGGCAAATCCTGGCTAGTGGTAGTTGGCACGGGACTATCAAACTGTGGTCAGTGACAACAGGAAGCGAAATTCGCACTCTCCCTGATCATTCTGATTCAGTTAGTTCCGTCGCTTTTACCCCCGATGGATGTTGGCTTGCTGCTGGAGGTAGGAGCGGGAGTATCAAAATTTGGCGACACAGCTAG
- a CDS encoding type II toxin-antitoxin system PemK/MazF family toxin, translating to MQNYQPGSVILLKLPFSDAVTFKLRPVLLLLDTGDNDVIVARITSQITQTAFDVEIIEWQQAGLMRPSVVRLHKLNTVEKRLLERQLGTLQSNDWEKVRQHINQIWSSI from the coding sequence ATGCAAAATTATCAACCTGGCTCTGTCATTTTACTCAAACTGCCTTTTTCTGATGCAGTAACATTCAAACTCCGTCCGGTTTTGTTACTTTTAGATACAGGAGATAATGATGTTATTGTGGCGCGCATTACTAGTCAAATAACTCAAACAGCTTTTGATGTTGAAATTATCGAATGGCAGCAAGCAGGTTTAATGCGTCCTTCGGTAGTGAGATTACATAAACTAAACACAGTAGAAAAGCGTCTATTAGAACGTCAATTAGGAACTTTACAATCAAATGATTGGGAAAAAGTGCGTCAGCACATCAATCAAATATGGTCTTCTATATAA
- a CDS encoding DUF5615 family PIN-like protein, translated as MSDEEQLAISTEQQRVFYTFNVSDFCQLHSLYIIEKRIHSGIVISTQDYSIGEQMRRVLKLMTTKSAENMENQLVFLSAYPEE; from the coding sequence TTGAGTGATGAAGAACAGTTAGCTATATCAACTGAACAGCAGCGTGTATTTTATACATTTAATGTTAGTGATTTCTGTCAGTTGCATAGTCTCTACATTATTGAAAAAAGAATTCATTCAGGGATTGTTATTTCCACACAAGATTATTCAATTGGTGAGCAGATGCGGCGAGTTTTGAAGTTGATGACAACTAAATCTGCTGAAAATATGGAGAATCAGCTAGTTTTTTTAAGTGCCTATCCTGAAGAGTAA
- a CDS encoding Dps family protein: MSDTQTLLQNFGQVYDNPVLLDRSVTAPVTEGLNVLLASFQALYLQYQKHHFVVEGAEFYSLHEFFNSSYNEVQDHVHEIGERLNGLGGVPAASFSKLAELTCFEQESDGVYSSRKMVENDLAAEQAIINVIRRQASQAESLGDRGTRYLYEKILLKTEERAYHLAHFLAKDSLTLGFVQPAQN, from the coding sequence ATGTCTGATACACAAACTTTGTTACAAAATTTCGGTCAGGTTTATGACAATCCTGTACTGTTAGACCGTAGTGTTACTGCTCCAGTTACAGAAGGACTAAACGTTTTATTAGCTAGTTTCCAGGCTTTATACTTGCAATACCAAAAACATCATTTTGTTGTAGAAGGGGCAGAATTTTACTCATTACATGAGTTTTTCAACAGCAGTTACAATGAAGTACAAGACCACGTGCATGAAATTGGCGAAAGACTTAATGGTTTAGGTGGTGTACCCGCTGCGTCCTTTAGCAAATTGGCAGAACTAACCTGTTTTGAGCAAGAATCTGATGGCGTATATTCTTCCCGCAAAATGGTAGAAAATGACCTAGCCGCAGAACAAGCAATTATTAATGTGATTCGCCGTCAAGCTTCTCAGGCTGAGAGTTTAGGCGACCGTGGTACACGCTATTTGTACGAAAAAATTCTGTTAAAGACTGAAGAACGAGCTTATCATTTAGCTCATTTCTTAGCCAAAGACAGTTTAACCTTGGGTTTTGTGCAACCTGCTCAAAACTAG
- the phnE gene encoding phosphonate ABC transporter, permease protein PhnE, producing MLNLKTLRRYPWVSPLIILLIVVVVYAWALRGIKVDFELVISSWPYITDFISRLFPPDTTVIDIAIKALIETVQMSLWGTTIGAILSLPIAVASANNVAPRWLQWLANLLQNAVRSVPSIILGLIFVAATGLGAPAGTLALAIYTIGYLAKFYQQAIEAVNAKSLESLQVMGASRFQIMQYGILPQVLPLGLGYTLWMFEYNIRAASVLGVVGAGGIGFQLKSYIDGFEYNKATTMMLVLLVVVTVIDTFSSKLRQRLDSM from the coding sequence ATGTTAAATCTCAAAACTCTTCGCCGTTACCCTTGGGTGAGTCCCCTCATCATCCTGTTAATTGTTGTAGTAGTTTATGCTTGGGCGTTGCGAGGTATCAAAGTCGATTTTGAATTGGTGATATCTAGCTGGCCTTACATCACCGATTTTATCTCTCGGTTATTTCCCCCTGATACCACGGTTATAGACATAGCAATTAAAGCACTCATAGAAACAGTGCAGATGTCTTTATGGGGAACCACCATCGGCGCAATTTTATCATTACCAATCGCTGTCGCTAGTGCTAATAATGTTGCGCCTCGTTGGTTGCAATGGTTAGCTAACTTACTACAAAATGCTGTCCGTTCCGTTCCTTCCATTATTTTGGGGTTGATTTTCGTCGCCGCCACAGGTTTAGGCGCACCAGCCGGAACTTTAGCCTTAGCAATTTACACCATTGGCTATCTAGCAAAGTTTTATCAACAAGCGATTGAAGCCGTCAACGCCAAGTCTTTAGAATCTTTGCAAGTCATGGGTGCATCAAGATTTCAAATTATGCAGTACGGCATTTTACCCCAAGTCTTACCCTTGGGTTTAGGTTATACCTTATGGATGTTTGAATATAATATCCGCGCCGCTTCAGTGTTGGGTGTAGTTGGCGCTGGGGGAATTGGCTTTCAACTCAAGAGTTATATCGATGGTTTTGAGTACAACAAAGCCACAACTATGATGTTAGTGCTATTGGTAGTTGTGACTGTAATTGATACTTTTAGTAGTAAATTGCGTCAGCGTCTAGATTCGATGTAG
- a CDS encoding Asr1405/Asl0597 family protein produces MKSFSSESEIDQKYVVEVNWADRWQVYQRLNELDIPCCCETNQPLQVEIANPLAMVQFWCVMQRFLACRPELIQILENSWQSRY; encoded by the coding sequence TTGAAATCGTTTAGTTCCGAGTCAGAAATAGACCAGAAGTACGTAGTTGAAGTTAATTGGGCAGACCGCTGGCAAGTCTATCAACGTTTAAATGAGCTAGATATTCCCTGTTGCTGTGAGACTAACCAGCCGTTGCAAGTTGAAATTGCTAATCCTTTGGCAATGGTTCAATTTTGGTGTGTGATGCAACGATTCCTCGCCTGCCGTCCAGAACTAATTCAGATTCTTGAGAATAGCTGGCAAAGCCGCTACTGA
- a CDS encoding (2Fe-2S) ferredoxin domain-containing protein: protein MGIIYSQEITEFCLEGRFIDFVIKDGYKLKGLILETSEGECYVKLAKPLRAAFDLRLPKGTWLQVVGTKKYDEKKSEYTLKAERVMAARSDLGGRVATSVALQEPPASNVAQVKPAKTKQTILMCQKSDCWKRGGKEVCQAFEAALSDRGLEDQVTIKSTGCMKNCKAGPNVVMPDKTRYSRIQTSQVASVMDKHFAEKSEDKQTDNSELLPIKISNFNEVSVKTSVI from the coding sequence ATGGGTATAATCTACAGTCAAGAAATCACGGAATTTTGTTTGGAAGGCAGATTTATAGATTTTGTTATTAAAGATGGTTATAAGCTAAAAGGTTTGATATTAGAAACTTCTGAAGGTGAATGCTACGTTAAGCTGGCTAAACCCTTAAGGGCTGCTTTTGATTTGCGTTTACCAAAAGGTACTTGGTTGCAAGTTGTTGGTACGAAAAAATATGATGAAAAAAAGAGTGAGTATACTCTGAAAGCAGAACGGGTGATGGCTGCGCGTTCTGATTTAGGCGGTAGAGTTGCAACCAGCGTAGCATTACAGGAACCGCCAGCTAGTAATGTGGCTCAAGTCAAACCAGCCAAGACGAAGCAGACAATTTTAATGTGTCAAAAGTCAGACTGTTGGAAACGGGGCGGTAAAGAAGTTTGTCAGGCATTTGAGGCAGCATTGAGCGATCGCGGCCTAGAAGACCAAGTTACCATCAAAAGTACAGGCTGCATGAAAAACTGCAAAGCAGGCCCTAATGTAGTGATGCCCGATAAAACCCGCTACAGCCGCATTCAAACATCTCAAGTTGCTTCAGTCATGGATAAGCACTTTGCGGAAAAGTCCGAAGATAAGCAAACTGATAACTCAGAATTATTACCAATAAAAATATCTAATTTCAATGAAGTTTCTGTAAAAACCTCTGTAATTTAA
- a CDS encoding phosphonate ABC transporter ATP-binding protein, with amino-acid sequence MNDCVIECHNLETAYTTALNRPILNDISCQIKQGEFVVLLGLNGAGKSTLLRSLVGLVPCKKGKITINGLTITPRTLPEIRRNVGMIFQGGGLIRQLSAIDNVLCGRLGVRTTWQTLLGFPGRDRNLAMDLLAQLDLKEQAYQKTSQLSGGQQQRVAIARALIQSPQILLADEPITGLDVVACQQVMESLSELHQQGMTIVTVLHDLGIAAKYGQRAIVLDAGRIVYDGICENLQAQFVKC; translated from the coding sequence ATGAATGATTGTGTAATTGAATGTCATAACTTAGAAACAGCCTATACTACTGCTTTAAATCGCCCTATCTTGAATGACATTAGTTGTCAAATCAAGCAGGGTGAGTTTGTGGTTTTACTGGGACTCAATGGTGCAGGTAAGTCTACATTATTGCGATCGCTTGTGGGATTAGTCCCCTGTAAGAAGGGAAAAATTACCATCAATGGTTTGACAATCACACCCCGCACACTTCCCGAAATTCGCCGCAATGTTGGGATGATATTTCAGGGCGGTGGATTAATTCGCCAGTTGTCAGCCATTGATAATGTATTGTGTGGCAGATTGGGCGTAAGGACAACTTGGCAGACATTGTTGGGATTTCCAGGGCGCGATCGCAACTTAGCGATGGATTTACTCGCACAGTTGGATTTAAAAGAACAAGCCTATCAAAAAACCAGTCAACTCAGTGGTGGACAGCAACAACGTGTAGCGATCGCCCGTGCATTAATTCAATCACCGCAGATACTCTTAGCCGATGAACCAATTACCGGACTAGATGTCGTCGCTTGTCAACAGGTGATGGAAAGTCTATCAGAATTGCACCAGCAAGGGATGACGATTGTCACAGTTTTGCATGATTTAGGTATAGCAGCAAAATACGGACAACGTGCGATCGTCTTAGATGCTGGACGCATTGTTTACGACGGAATTTGTGAAAACCTGCAAGCCCAATTTGTCAAATGTTAA
- a CDS encoding phosphate/phosphite/phosphonate ABC transporter substrate-binding protein gives MSVSKKGVLGAGAVFAALTGLVIGSFGAMQTTNANANAISNQQAPRLLAQGRRLNNLTVIFPSRSDSTDLQTKANAVAKFLSNELKIPVKAQIGDDTAAVEALRANRADVAFLSSRPALKAEQLANAKLYLAEVRDNYSGRYTYNSIFVVPSNSPLKTRNTAQATLGQLRGKRMAFTSPTSGSGFIFPVSELVKQGFVPNRDRLDGFFGQVAYGGNYSKALQAVVRGQADVAVVSEYALFSPYITAQEKNQLRVLYKISGVPAHGIAIDDDVPVQDRERLINALLKLNQSQNNQLLRNLYNSTELVRVDHSRHLAPIRTALTRIGIAP, from the coding sequence ATGAGTGTGAGTAAAAAGGGCGTACTGGGTGCTGGTGCTGTATTTGCGGCGCTGACAGGTTTGGTTATTGGCAGTTTTGGGGCGATGCAAACAACTAATGCTAATGCTAACGCCATTTCTAATCAACAAGCGCCACGCTTACTTGCCCAAGGTAGAAGACTCAATAATTTAACAGTAATTTTTCCTAGTCGTTCTGACTCTACAGACTTGCAAACAAAAGCCAATGCAGTAGCTAAGTTTCTCTCTAACGAGTTAAAAATTCCCGTCAAAGCCCAAATTGGTGATGATACGGCGGCGGTGGAAGCGTTGAGAGCAAATCGCGCTGATGTGGCGTTTCTTAGCAGTCGTCCGGCGTTGAAAGCGGAACAGTTGGCAAATGCTAAGTTGTATTTAGCGGAAGTGCGTGATAATTATTCTGGCAGATACACCTATAATTCAATATTTGTAGTTCCTAGCAATAGCCCACTTAAAACCAGAAATACTGCTCAAGCAACCCTAGGACAACTACGGGGTAAGCGCATGGCCTTTACTTCCCCAACTTCTGGTTCCGGGTTTATTTTCCCGGTGAGTGAGTTAGTAAAACAAGGATTTGTCCCCAACCGCGATCGCCTCGACGGTTTCTTCGGTCAAGTAGCTTATGGTGGTAATTACAGCAAAGCTTTACAAGCTGTAGTGCGCGGACAAGCTGATGTAGCAGTTGTTTCAGAGTATGCCCTATTTTCTCCCTACATCACCGCCCAAGAAAAAAACCAGTTGCGTGTACTGTATAAAATCTCAGGTGTTCCCGCCCACGGTATCGCCATTGATGATGATGTCCCAGTTCAAGATAGAGAAAGATTAATCAACGCTTTACTCAAGTTAAATCAGTCACAAAATAATCAACTACTCCGCAACTTATACAACTCCACCGAATTAGTCAGAGTTGATCATAGTCGTCATCTTGCCCCAATTCGTACTGCCCTAACAAGAATTGGAATTGCACCTTAG